A section of the Candidatus Poribacteria bacterium genome encodes:
- the dut gene encoding dUTP diphosphatase, translating to MKVRIRRVDKSLPLPAYETDGAVAFDLICRQETIIQPGQIARIPANVIVEVPEGYMLMISLRSSTPAKFGLLIPHGVGIIDNDYCGDEDEIKIQVFNFTDKPVTVPRGARIAQGTFVKIEKVSWQEVESTGRKTRGGFGSTG from the coding sequence ATGAAGGTTAGGATAAGGAGAGTCGATAAATCCCTTCCACTTCCGGCATATGAGACGGATGGTGCTGTCGCTTTCGATCTTATATGCCGTCAGGAGACCATCATTCAGCCCGGTCAGATCGCCCGGATACCGGCCAATGTGATCGTGGAAGTCCCTGAAGGATACATGCTGATGATCTCTCTCCGAAGCAGCACACCGGCGAAATTCGGCCTGTTGATACCGCATGGGGTTGGAATCATCGATAATGATTACTGCGGCGATGAGGATGAGATAAAAATACAGGTGTTTAACTTCACCGATAAGCCCGTCACTGTACCTCGCGGGGCGAGAATCGCCCAAGGAACCTTCGTTAAGATCGAAAAGGTCTCCTGGCAGGAAGTGGAATCCACAGGCAGAAAGACAAGAGGAGGGTTTGGAAGCACGGGATAG
- a CDS encoding NifU family protein: MKEKVKQALERIRKMLQADGGDIELVDVTDDGIVKVKLKGACAGCPFSQMTIQIGVERELKRNIPGVKRVVAV, encoded by the coding sequence ATGAAGGAGAAAGTCAAACAGGCGCTTGAGAGGATAAGGAAGATGCTCCAGGCGGATGGTGGCGACATAGAGCTTGTCGACGTCACCGATGACGGCATCGTCAAGGTCAAGCTTAAGGGAGCCTGCGCGGGATGCCCCTTCTCGCAGATGACCATCCAGATAGGGGTCGAACGGGAGCTGAAGAGGAACATCCCCGGCGTTAAAAGGGTCGTCGCTGTGTGA
- the moaA gene encoding GTP 3',8-cyclase MoaA: protein MALDRWGRIINYMRISITDRCNLKCVYCTPAGGARKLPKEELLSFEEIERIVRAGAMIGVEKVRITGGEPLMRRDIDELIRMIRAIDGIHEITLTTNGTKLAEWAERLAKAGLDRVNVSLDSMRGDRYRAITGGDFHPKEILRGIEIAEEVGLTPVKLNVVLMKGVNEDEVEDFARLTLESPLHVRFIELMPFAIAGSDHTIRFLSEKEVMGKLSHMDLEPVASRSSTSGPARYYRAKGALGLIGFISPISHPFCSRCNRIRLSSDGKLRLCLASDEMIDLKSAVRGGMGLVDLAMIMLEAIRNKPIGYRIKPGDAHIRAMTHIGG, encoded by the coding sequence ATGGCACTGGATAGGTGGGGGAGAATCATAAATTATATGAGGATATCCATAACGGATAGATGTAATCTTAAATGCGTATACTGCACGCCTGCCGGAGGGGCGAGGAAGCTTCCCAAAGAGGAACTGCTGAGCTTCGAGGAGATAGAACGGATCGTCAGAGCGGGGGCGATGATCGGCGTGGAGAAAGTGAGAATCACCGGTGGAGAACCGCTTATGAGGCGAGATATCGACGAGTTGATCCGTATGATAAGGGCGATTGACGGCATTCATGAGATAACTCTGACCACCAACGGCACCAAATTGGCCGAATGGGCCGAGCGGCTGGCGAAGGCCGGGCTAGATAGGGTTAACGTCAGCCTCGATTCCATGAGGGGGGACAGATACAGAGCCATAACGGGGGGGGACTTCCATCCTAAGGAGATCCTGAGAGGGATCGAGATAGCTGAGGAGGTGGGGCTTACCCCCGTGAAGCTGAATGTGGTCCTCATGAAGGGGGTAAATGAGGACGAGGTGGAGGACTTCGCACGCCTGACCCTCGAGAGTCCGTTGCACGTCAGATTTATAGAGCTTATGCCCTTTGCCATCGCCGGCAGCGATCATACGATCAGGTTTCTCTCGGAGAAGGAGGTTATGGGGAAGCTCTCTCATATGGATCTCGAACCCGTCGCAAGCAGATCCTCCACCAGCGGTCCGGCCAGATATTATAGGGCGAAGGGTGCATTGGGACTGATAGGGTTTATAAGTCCCATCTCACACCCCTTCTGTTCACGCTGCAACAGGATCAGACTCTCTTCCGACGGAAAGCTGAGACTTTGCCTGGCGTCGGATGAGATGATAGATCTGAAATCGGCCGTCAGGGGGGGGATGGGGTTAGTTGATCTGGCGATGATAATGCTTGAGGCCATTAGGAACAAGCCGATCGGATATAGAATCAAACCGGGTGACGCCCACATCAGGGCGATGACTCATATAGGAGGTTGA